A single window of Granulicella cerasi DNA harbors:
- the pgl gene encoding 6-phosphogluconolactonase: MSRTVTATYQVFPTPADMAAASARLFASKIEQAVAARGVARIAISGGSTPQAMFKLLADPDGPFLNTIPWDKLQLYWVDERCVAPTEPESNYGVCKELLLDKVPLPAENVHRMEGELDPEEAASRYEAVLRNSMKLEGAESPHFDLVLLGMGPDGHTASLFPHTAGLDEMGRIAIANHVPQKDTWRITLTWIVINQAAEVAFAIAGKDKTDVLAEVLTGERNVEEYPSQLIRPTNGKLLFLLDEAAAAKLPATTEVFTTPNGSRKVGTIEI, translated from the coding sequence ATGTCTCGCACCGTCACCGCTACCTATCAGGTTTTCCCCACGCCCGCTGACATGGCTGCTGCCTCGGCGCGCTTGTTTGCTTCGAAGATTGAGCAGGCTGTTGCCGCTCGCGGCGTGGCGCGCATCGCTATCTCGGGCGGCTCGACCCCGCAGGCGATGTTCAAGCTGCTCGCTGATCCGGATGGCCCGTTCCTGAACACCATTCCGTGGGACAAGCTGCAGCTCTACTGGGTCGACGAGCGCTGCGTGGCGCCGACCGAGCCTGAGTCGAACTACGGCGTCTGCAAGGAACTGCTGCTCGATAAGGTGCCGCTGCCTGCCGAGAACGTTCATCGCATGGAAGGCGAGCTCGACCCTGAAGAAGCGGCCTCTCGCTATGAGGCTGTACTGCGGAACTCGATGAAGCTCGAAGGCGCGGAGTCGCCGCACTTTGATCTCGTGCTGCTCGGCATGGGCCCGGACGGTCACACCGCCTCGCTCTTCCCGCACACCGCGGGCCTCGACGAGATGGGCCGTATCGCCATCGCGAACCACGTGCCGCAGAAGGACACCTGGCGCATCACGCTGACGTGGATCGTCATCAACCAGGCGGCGGAAGTGGCTTTCGCGATCGCGGGCAAGGACAAGACCGACGTGCTGGCCGAAGTGCTCACCGGCGAGCGTAACGTCGAGGAGTATCCCTCGCAGCTGATTCGCCCGACGAACGGGAAGCTGCTGTTCCTGCTCGACGAAGCTGCGGCAGCAAAGCTGCCAGCGACCACCGAAGTCTTCACCACGCCGAACGGCAGCCGCAAGGTCGGCACGATCGAGATTTAG